In the Micromonospora narathiwatensis genome, one interval contains:
- a CDS encoding acyl-CoA dehydrogenase family protein, whose amino-acid sequence MDFRLSEEQEALRESVRDFAREVVAPAIAEHYEQHTFPYEIIRQMGKMGLFGLPFSEEHGGMGGDYFALCLALEELARVDSSVAITLEAAVSLGAMPIYRFGTDEQKAQWLPKLLSGEALAGFGLTEPGTGSDAAGTQTRAVLDGDEWVINGSKAFITNSGTDITALVTVTAVTGTKPDGSKELSTIIVPSGTPGFTVAPGYSKVGWNASDTHELTFDDCRVPSANLLGERGRGFAQFLRILDEGRIAIAALAVGLAQGCVDESIRYARERQAFGQPIGNYQAIQFKIADMEAKAHTARLAYYDAAARMLAGEPFKRQAAIAKLHASTIAVDNARDATQIHGGYGFMNEYPVARFWRDSKILEIGEGTSEVQRMIIARDLGM is encoded by the coding sequence ATGGACTTCCGGCTCAGCGAGGAACAAGAGGCGCTGCGGGAGAGCGTGCGGGACTTCGCCCGTGAGGTGGTGGCGCCCGCCATCGCCGAGCACTACGAGCAGCACACCTTCCCGTACGAGATCATCCGTCAGATGGGCAAGATGGGCCTGTTCGGCCTGCCCTTCTCCGAGGAGCACGGCGGCATGGGCGGCGACTACTTCGCGCTCTGCCTGGCCCTGGAGGAACTGGCCCGGGTCGACTCCAGCGTGGCGATCACCCTGGAGGCGGCGGTCTCCCTCGGCGCGATGCCGATCTACCGGTTCGGCACGGACGAGCAGAAGGCGCAGTGGCTGCCGAAGCTGCTCAGCGGCGAGGCCCTGGCCGGTTTCGGGCTGACCGAGCCGGGCACCGGCTCGGACGCCGCCGGCACCCAGACGCGGGCGGTCCTGGACGGCGACGAGTGGGTGATCAACGGTTCGAAGGCATTCATCACCAACTCGGGCACCGACATCACCGCGCTGGTCACCGTCACCGCGGTCACCGGGACGAAGCCGGACGGTTCGAAGGAACTCTCCACCATCATCGTCCCGTCCGGTACGCCCGGCTTCACCGTCGCCCCCGGCTACTCCAAGGTCGGCTGGAACGCCTCGGACACCCACGAACTGACCTTCGACGACTGCCGGGTGCCCTCGGCCAACCTGCTCGGCGAGCGGGGCCGGGGTTTCGCCCAGTTCCTGCGCATCCTCGACGAGGGGCGGATCGCCATCGCCGCCCTGGCCGTCGGCCTCGCCCAGGGCTGCGTCGACGAGTCGATCAGGTACGCCAGGGAGCGCCAGGCCTTCGGCCAGCCGATCGGCAACTACCAGGCGATCCAGTTCAAGATTGCCGACATGGAGGCGAAGGCGCACACCGCCCGGCTGGCGTACTACGACGCCGCCGCCCGGATGCTCGCCGGCGAGCCGTTCAAGCGACAGGCCGCCATCGCCAAGTTGCACGCCAGCACCATCGCGGTGGACAACGCCCGCGACGCCACCCAGATCCACGGCGGCTACGGCTTCATGAACGAGTACCCGGTGGCCCGGTTCTGGCGGGACTCCAAGATTCTGGAGATCGGCGAGGGCACCAGCGAGGTGCAGCGCATGATCATCGCTCGCGACCTCGGCATGTGA
- a CDS encoding ATP-binding protein: MTPDHDPSGSPDRRTLLPDLLRGHRLAAGLTQAELAGRAGVGVRTVRDLERGRSARPQRTTVDLLADALGLADDARRAFRAAARPAPAGPHLAAAAPRPAARQLPVTGSATTGSGTSIALPQPVPLIGRDRDVAEVAALLGAERPVVSLVGLAGVGKTALALTAAYAVAAEHPAGVAGVLVGEGSDAADVLAASVAVLGVNRLADLAGWLGDRPALLLVDAVERAPGPVAEALRALVGAAPTLRVLVTGRRPVGLPGELVRPVAPLDVPPVGAVPADPTELARWPAAALFTARLAQVRREPPTPAELPALAALVRRLGGLPLAIELMAARGRILDVTELLDRYGDRVLDLATDGRPGWTPADRAAGTVTLREAVATSYRLLASGERAALRRLSTFRNRWSVELAEDLLADGGQPEDAVPLLDRLLELGLLSIRGSGPFRFRLLDAVRDFAAEQAVGEGELSRIRHRHALVVTAMVVRVAPNLAGADLPAAAHLLDEATSDITAALTHTAEDDPVTALRLAAALPRWWRLRGRDIAGRRWLRRLLADPRTADVDPVLRAWAQLGAAQLAVEHDAGAEELPGARAALATFRSAGEVAGELSARTALGALLPAVGGHDEARQQAEAVLELATRHGRIRDMAVAQAYLTWHDVRVGDLAGARRRLATMERLAAQSGEQRLRVLARANLAEVTRLEGRYVDAVEQGRRVAVALVELGDPGHRRRVLGTVGLALAQEGRAAEALEVAAELRPARPVPGQRPPSDGSGAGSAGEGRDRPGSGEEPDRRPEDAVCALIEGHLALHRGDRELATEWYAAAADAAVDGRNRRDVIEALVGLAASTADLAVLDRLDRARRSSGIGLLPREEALLYALVARRGLRSRQG; this comes from the coding sequence ATGACTCCGGATCATGATCCTTCAGGGAGCCCGGATCGTCGTACCCTTCTGCCCGATCTGCTGCGTGGGCACCGGCTCGCCGCCGGCCTCACCCAGGCCGAGCTGGCCGGCCGGGCCGGCGTCGGGGTGCGGACCGTCCGTGATCTGGAGCGGGGCCGGTCGGCGCGGCCCCAGCGCACCACCGTCGACCTGCTCGCCGATGCCCTCGGCCTGGCCGACGACGCCCGGCGGGCGTTCCGCGCCGCGGCCCGGCCGGCCCCGGCCGGGCCGCACCTCGCAGCCGCCGCGCCGCGCCCGGCCGCACGGCAACTCCCGGTGACCGGCTCCGCCACCACCGGATCCGGTACGTCCATAGCGCTGCCGCAACCGGTCCCGCTGATCGGCCGGGACCGGGACGTCGCCGAGGTGGCCGCCCTGCTGGGCGCGGAGCGTCCGGTGGTGAGCCTGGTCGGGCTGGCCGGCGTCGGCAAGACCGCGCTCGCCCTCACCGCCGCGTACGCGGTGGCCGCCGAGCATCCGGCCGGCGTCGCCGGGGTGCTGGTCGGCGAGGGCTCGGACGCGGCCGACGTCCTCGCCGCGTCGGTGGCGGTGCTCGGCGTGAACCGGCTCGCCGATCTTGCCGGCTGGCTCGGTGACCGGCCGGCGTTGCTGCTGGTGGACGCGGTGGAACGGGCACCCGGGCCGGTGGCGGAGGCGCTGCGCGCGCTGGTCGGCGCGGCACCCACGCTGCGCGTGCTGGTGACCGGTCGGCGCCCGGTCGGCCTCCCCGGCGAGCTGGTTCGGCCGGTCGCGCCGCTCGACGTGCCGCCGGTCGGGGCGGTGCCGGCGGACCCGACCGAGCTGGCCCGTTGGCCGGCGGCGGCGCTGTTCACCGCCCGGCTCGCCCAGGTCCGCCGGGAACCGCCGACCCCGGCCGAGCTGCCGGCGCTCGCCGCGCTGGTCCGTCGCCTCGGCGGCCTGCCACTGGCCATCGAGCTGATGGCCGCACGCGGCCGGATCCTCGACGTCACCGAGCTGCTCGACCGGTACGGCGACCGGGTTCTCGACCTCGCCACGGACGGCCGCCCGGGCTGGACGCCCGCCGACCGCGCGGCGGGCACGGTGACCCTGCGCGAGGCGGTGGCGACCAGCTACCGCCTGCTCGCGTCCGGGGAACGGGCGGCGCTTCGCCGGCTCTCGACGTTTCGTAACCGCTGGTCGGTGGAGCTGGCCGAGGACCTGCTCGCCGACGGCGGCCAGCCCGAGGACGCCGTACCGTTGCTGGACCGGCTGCTCGAACTCGGCCTGCTCAGCATCCGGGGCAGCGGACCGTTCCGGTTCCGCCTCCTGGACGCGGTACGCGACTTCGCCGCCGAGCAGGCCGTCGGGGAGGGCGAGCTGAGCCGGATCCGGCACCGGCACGCGCTCGTGGTCACGGCGATGGTGGTCCGCGTCGCCCCGAACCTGGCCGGCGCGGACCTGCCCGCTGCGGCGCACCTGCTGGACGAGGCGACCAGCGACATCACCGCCGCCCTGACGCACACCGCCGAGGACGATCCGGTGACCGCGCTGCGGCTGGCGGCGGCGCTGCCCCGGTGGTGGCGGCTGCGGGGCCGGGACATCGCCGGACGCCGGTGGCTGCGCCGGCTGTTGGCCGACCCGCGTACCGCCGATGTGGACCCGGTGCTGCGGGCCTGGGCCCAACTCGGGGCGGCTCAGCTCGCCGTAGAGCACGATGCCGGCGCGGAGGAACTGCCCGGGGCCCGCGCCGCGTTGGCCACCTTCCGGTCCGCCGGGGAGGTGGCCGGGGAGTTGTCGGCCCGTACGGCGCTCGGTGCGCTGCTGCCCGCCGTCGGCGGCCACGACGAGGCCCGGCAGCAGGCCGAGGCGGTGCTGGAACTGGCCACCCGGCACGGCCGGATACGCGACATGGCCGTTGCCCAGGCGTACCTGACCTGGCACGACGTACGGGTCGGTGACCTGGCTGGGGCCCGGCGTCGACTGGCCACCATGGAACGGCTGGCCGCTCAGTCCGGGGAGCAGCGGTTACGGGTGCTGGCCCGGGCCAACCTCGCCGAGGTGACCCGCCTGGAGGGCCGGTACGTCGACGCCGTGGAGCAGGGGCGGCGGGTGGCGGTGGCCCTCGTCGAGCTGGGCGACCCGGGGCACCGCCGTCGGGTGCTCGGCACGGTGGGGCTGGCGCTCGCCCAGGAGGGGCGGGCCGCCGAGGCGCTGGAGGTGGCCGCCGAACTGCGGCCCGCCCGGCCGGTGCCCGGGCAGCGCCCGCCATCGGACGGGTCCGGTGCCGGCTCGGCCGGGGAGGGGCGGGACCGGCCCGGCTCCGGGGAGGAGCCCGACCGCCGGCCGGAGGACGCGGTGTGCGCGCTGATCGAGGGGCATCTCGCGCTGCACCGGGGCGACCGCGAACTGGCGACCGAGTGGTACGCGGCGGCGGCCGACGCGGCGGTCGACGGCCGGAACCGGCGGGACGTGATCGAGGCGCTGGTCGGGCTGGCGGCGAGCACGGCCGACCTGGCGGTGCTGGACCGGCTCGACCGGGCGCGGCGATCCAGCGGGATCGGGTTGCTGCCCCGGGAGGAGGCCCTGCTCTACGCGTTGGTGGCCCGGCGCGGGCTGCGCAGCCGGCAGGGCTGA
- a CDS encoding glutamate--cysteine ligase, whose protein sequence is MGRDVEQSAYSREDRVRYRQKVRRCLDVFALMLDDFGFDADRPMTGLEIELNLVDSAAEPAMRNEKILADIADPLFQTELGQFNLELNTPPRLIEGTGLGDYERDLRNSLARADERASRSDAKIVLVGILPTLTERHLIVDNLSTDERYRALNDQIVGARGEDFELDIRGVERLQTHNDSIAPEAACTSLQFHLQVAPDSFADYWNASQAIAGPQVAVGANSPFLYGRQLWAETRIALFQQATDTRPDELKAQGVRPRVWFGERWITSIFDLFEENVRYFPPLLPIVEDEDPVEVLHAGGVPTLPELRLHNGTVYRWNRPVYDIMGGRPHLRVENRVLPAGPTVVDMLANGAFYFGLARALAEADRPIWSQLTFSAAEENFQAAARRGLDAVMYWPRLGEVPVDKLVLDLLLPMAAQGLDGFGVAPAERDRLLGVIEQRCRTGRNGATWQTETVWAAERHRGLDRRAALHYMLQRYAQLQRSNEPVHTWPVD, encoded by the coding sequence ATGGGCAGAGACGTCGAGCAGAGCGCCTACTCCCGGGAGGACCGGGTCCGCTACCGGCAGAAGGTGCGGCGATGCCTGGATGTCTTCGCGCTGATGCTGGACGACTTCGGCTTCGACGCCGACCGCCCGATGACCGGGCTGGAGATCGAGCTGAACCTGGTCGACTCCGCCGCCGAGCCGGCCATGCGCAACGAGAAGATCCTCGCCGACATCGCTGACCCGCTCTTCCAGACCGAGCTGGGCCAGTTCAACCTGGAGCTGAACACACCGCCCCGGCTGATCGAGGGCACCGGCCTCGGTGACTACGAGCGGGATCTGCGCAACAGCCTCGCCCGCGCCGACGAGCGGGCGTCCCGGTCGGACGCCAAGATAGTGCTGGTCGGCATCCTGCCCACCCTCACCGAGCGGCACCTGATCGTCGACAACCTCTCCACCGACGAGCGCTACCGGGCGCTCAACGACCAGATCGTCGGTGCCCGGGGCGAGGACTTCGAGCTGGACATCCGCGGTGTCGAGCGGTTGCAGACGCACAACGACTCGATCGCCCCCGAAGCCGCCTGCACGAGTCTCCAGTTCCACCTCCAGGTCGCGCCGGACAGCTTCGCCGACTACTGGAACGCGTCCCAGGCCATCGCCGGCCCCCAGGTCGCGGTGGGCGCGAACTCACCGTTCCTCTACGGTCGACAGCTCTGGGCGGAAACCCGGATCGCCCTCTTCCAGCAGGCCACCGACACCCGGCCCGACGAGCTCAAGGCCCAGGGCGTACGCCCCCGGGTGTGGTTCGGGGAACGCTGGATCACCTCGATCTTCGACCTTTTCGAGGAGAACGTCCGCTACTTCCCGCCGCTGCTGCCGATCGTCGAGGACGAGGACCCGGTCGAGGTGCTGCACGCCGGCGGGGTGCCCACGCTGCCCGAGCTGCGGCTGCACAACGGCACGGTCTACCGCTGGAACCGGCCCGTCTACGACATCATGGGCGGCCGTCCGCACCTCCGGGTGGAGAACCGGGTGCTGCCGGCCGGGCCGACGGTGGTCGACATGCTGGCCAACGGCGCCTTCTACTTCGGGCTGGCCCGAGCCCTCGCCGAGGCGGACCGTCCCATCTGGAGCCAGCTCACCTTCAGCGCCGCCGAGGAGAACTTCCAGGCCGCCGCCCGACGGGGCCTGGACGCCGTCATGTACTGGCCCCGGCTCGGCGAGGTGCCGGTGGACAAGCTCGTGCTCGACCTCCTGCTGCCCATGGCCGCGCAGGGGCTGGACGGGTTCGGCGTCGCCCCGGCCGAGCGGGACCGCCTCCTCGGCGTCATCGAGCAGCGCTGCCGTACCGGCCGCAACGGCGCCACCTGGCAGACCGAGACGGTGTGGGCGGCCGAGCGGCACCGGGGCCTGGACCGGCGGGCCGCCCTGCACTACATGCTCCAGCGCTACGCGCAGCTCCAGCGCAGCAACGAGCCCGTGCACACCTGGCCGGTCGACTGA
- a CDS encoding MarR family winged helix-turn-helix transcriptional regulator translates to MDQNVFDDPRITAVGLLVEAHAGLSARFAAQFEEHGLSPVEFEVLTRLARSPGNQLRMTDLSAQTSLSTSGVTRVVDRMERDGLLRRRACPSDRRSSYAVVTAAGLARLDETLPGHLQIIEQWFTGQLEPAALEALLDGLRRVRDAVHPGATAGSNCPAPADETTAAGC, encoded by the coding sequence GTGGACCAGAACGTGTTCGACGATCCCCGGATCACCGCCGTCGGCCTCCTCGTCGAGGCGCACGCCGGGCTGTCGGCCCGGTTCGCCGCCCAGTTCGAGGAGCACGGCCTCTCGCCCGTCGAGTTCGAGGTGCTCACGCGGCTCGCCCGCTCGCCGGGCAATCAGCTACGGATGACCGACCTCTCCGCCCAGACGTCCCTCTCCACCAGCGGGGTGACCCGGGTCGTCGACCGGATGGAGCGCGACGGCCTGCTCCGGCGCCGGGCCTGCCCGTCCGACCGGCGCAGCTCGTACGCGGTGGTGACCGCCGCCGGCCTGGCCCGGCTGGACGAGACCCTGCCGGGGCACCTCCAGATCATCGAACAGTGGTTCACCGGCCAGCTCGAACCTGCCGCGCTGGAGGCCCTCCTCGACGGCCTGCGCCGGGTTCGCGACGCCGTCCACCCGGGGGCGACCGCCGGGAGCAACTGCCCCGCGCCGGCCGACGAGACCACCGCGGCCGGCTGCTGA
- a CDS encoding YceI family protein, with amino-acid sequence MTSSTEAVTREWDGLTIPAAGTYQLDAAHKRVGFVARHMMVSKVRGEFGDATATITVAEDPLQSSVTATIQAASIDTTQADRDTHLRSGDFLDVEKFPTLEFRSTGVKSHAGNEFVLTGELTVKDVTRPVELKVEFEGVGRSPFGQDIFGFSASTEIDREDFGLTWNVALETGGVLVGKKVKIEIEGEAIRQG; translated from the coding sequence ATGACCAGCAGCACCGAAGCGGTTACCCGCGAGTGGGACGGCCTCACCATCCCCGCTGCCGGCACGTACCAGCTGGACGCGGCTCACAAGCGCGTCGGGTTCGTCGCGCGGCACATGATGGTCAGCAAGGTACGCGGTGAGTTCGGCGACGCGACCGCCACGATCACCGTCGCGGAGGACCCCCTGCAGTCCTCGGTGACCGCCACCATTCAGGCGGCGAGCATCGACACCACCCAGGCCGACCGCGACACGCACCTGCGCAGCGGCGACTTCCTCGACGTCGAGAAGTTCCCGACGCTGGAGTTCCGCAGCACCGGCGTGAAGTCCCACGCCGGCAACGAGTTCGTCCTCACCGGCGAGCTGACCGTGAAGGACGTCACCCGCCCGGTGGAACTCAAGGTCGAGTTCGAGGGGGTCGGCCGCAGCCCGTTCGGCCAGGACATCTTCGGCTTCTCGGCGAGCACCGAGATCGACCGCGAGGACTTCGGCCTGACCTGGAACGTCGCCCTGGAGACCGGTGGCGTCCTGGTCGGCAAGAAGGTCAAGATCGAGATCGAGGGCGAGGCCATCCGCCAGGGCTGA